One region of Erwinia tracheiphila genomic DNA includes:
- the pepA gene encoding leucyl aminopeptidase, whose translation MEFSVKSGSPEKQRSACIVVGVFEPRRLSPIAEQLDKISDGYISALLRRGELEGKAGQTLLLHHVPNILSERILLIGCGKERELDERQYKQVIQKTINTLNDTGSMEAVCFLTELHVKGRNTYWKVRQAVETSKETLYSFDQLKSNKTEPRRPLRKMVFNVPTRRELTSGERAIQHGLAVAAGVKVAKDLGNMPPNICNAAYLASQARQLADAYSKNISTRVIGEQQMKELGMNAYLAVGQGSQNESLMSVIEYKGCPDAKSRPIVLVGKGVTFDSGGISIKPCEAMDEMKYDMCGAASVYGVMRMVAELNLPLNVVGVLAGCENMPGGRAYRPGDVLTTMSGQTVEVLNTDAEGRLVLCDTLTYVERFDPEVVIDVATLTGACVIALGHHISAVMSNHNPLAHELVGASEQAGDRAWRLPLADEYQEQLDSNFADMANIGGRPGGAITAACFLARFTRKYNWAHLDIAGTAWRSGKAKGATGRPVALLSQFLLNRAGLNGDD comes from the coding sequence ATGGAGTTCAGTGTAAAAAGCGGTAGTCCAGAGAAACAGCGCAGCGCCTGCATTGTGGTCGGTGTTTTTGAACCGCGCAGATTATCCCCCATTGCGGAACAGCTGGATAAAATCAGTGACGGTTACATCAGCGCGCTGCTACGCCGTGGTGAACTGGAAGGTAAAGCCGGTCAGACCTTACTGCTCCATCATGTGCCCAATATCCTTTCTGAACGTATTTTGCTTATCGGATGCGGAAAAGAGCGCGAGCTGGATGAACGTCAATATAAGCAAGTCATTCAGAAAACCATCAATACTCTCAATGATACTGGTTCAATGGAGGCGGTCTGCTTTCTTACCGAACTACATGTAAAAGGTCGTAATACTTACTGGAAAGTACGCCAGGCGGTGGAAACCTCCAAAGAGACGCTTTACAGCTTCGATCAGCTGAAAAGCAACAAAACTGAGCCACGCCGTCCGCTACGCAAAATGGTCTTTAATGTGCCAACCCGCCGGGAACTGACCAGCGGTGAGCGAGCCATTCAGCATGGCCTGGCTGTGGCGGCGGGTGTTAAAGTGGCGAAAGATTTAGGCAATATGCCACCAAACATCTGTAACGCTGCTTATCTTGCCTCCCAGGCGCGCCAGCTGGCGGATGCTTACAGTAAAAACATCAGCACACGCGTCATTGGCGAGCAGCAAATGAAAGAGCTGGGAATGAATGCCTATCTCGCTGTAGGGCAAGGTTCGCAGAACGAATCACTGATGTCGGTCATTGAATATAAAGGCTGCCCGGATGCGAAAAGCAGACCCATCGTGCTGGTAGGAAAAGGCGTCACCTTTGATTCTGGCGGCATTTCTATCAAGCCATGCGAAGCCATGGACGAGATGAAATACGACATGTGCGGTGCCGCCTCGGTTTACGGCGTGATGCGCATGGTTGCCGAGTTGAATTTGCCGCTGAATGTGGTGGGTGTGCTGGCAGGCTGCGAGAATATGCCGGGCGGCCGTGCTTATCGCCCAGGAGACGTGCTCACCACCATGTCTGGTCAGACCGTTGAAGTGTTAAACACCGACGCAGAAGGCCGCCTGGTACTATGTGACACCCTGACCTACGTTGAGCGCTTCGATCCTGAAGTGGTTATCGATGTCGCCACGCTGACGGGTGCCTGTGTGATCGCGCTGGGTCATCATATCAGTGCAGTGATGTCCAACCACAATCCACTGGCACACGAGTTGGTTGGCGCATCCGAACAGGCCGGTGACCGCGCGTGGCGTTTGCCGCTGGCGGATGAGTATCAGGAACAGCTGGACTCTAATTTTGCCGATATGGCCAATATCGGTGGCCGCCCGGGTGGCGCTATCACCGCTGCCTGTTTCCTCGCCCGCTTTACCCGCAAATATAACTGGGCACATCTGGATATCGCCGGTACAGCATGGCGTTCTGGTAAAGCAAAAGGCGCCACAGGTCGTCCGGTTGCGCTGCTGTCACAGTTTCTGTTGAATCGTGCAGGCCTTAACGGCGACGATTAA
- the lptF gene encoding LPS export ABC transporter permease LptF, with protein MIIIRYLVRETLKSQLAILFILLLIFFCQKLVRILGAAADGEIPTNLVLILLGLGISDMVQLILPLSLFLAILMTLGRLYTESEITVMHACGLSKAVLVKAAMVLMVFTAVVAAANVAWLGPWSARYQNEVTKNAKANPGAAALAAGQFQQSGDGQSVMFIENVKGNDFGNVFLAQLRPKGNARPSVVLADKGRMTQRADGSQIVTLDKGTRFEGTAMLRDFRITDFENYQAIIGHQQVVLDPNDAQQMGFGALRHSQNPEFISELHWRLTLIFSVLVMALMVVPLSVVNPRQGRVLSMLPAMLLYLVFFLLQSSLRSSGSKARLDPSIWMWVVNFTWLALAVMLNLWDTMPLRRIRARFSKGGSV; from the coding sequence GTGATCATCATTAGATATCTGGTTAGGGAAACGCTCAAAAGCCAGCTGGCAATCCTGTTTATCCTGCTACTTATCTTCTTCTGTCAGAAGCTGGTCAGGATTTTGGGCGCAGCGGCGGACGGCGAGATCCCAACAAATTTAGTTCTGATATTGTTAGGTTTAGGCATTTCGGATATGGTGCAGCTGATTTTGCCCCTCAGCCTGTTTTTAGCCATTTTAATGACCCTCGGCCGCCTTTACACGGAAAGTGAAATCACCGTGATGCACGCCTGCGGCTTGAGCAAGGCTGTTCTCGTTAAGGCTGCGATGGTTTTGATGGTGTTTACGGCGGTTGTTGCCGCTGCCAACGTTGCCTGGCTTGGTCCGTGGTCAGCGCGCTACCAAAATGAGGTAACGAAAAATGCCAAGGCTAACCCAGGCGCGGCGGCACTCGCTGCCGGGCAGTTTCAGCAGTCTGGTGATGGTCAGTCGGTGATGTTTATCGAAAACGTCAAAGGGAATGATTTCGGCAACGTGTTTCTGGCACAGCTCAGGCCCAAAGGCAATGCCCGTCCGTCAGTGGTGCTGGCAGACAAAGGCCGCATGACACAGCGTGCCGATGGTTCTCAGATTGTGACCCTGGATAAGGGAACACGCTTTGAGGGTACGGCGATGCTGAGAGATTTCCGCATTACCGACTTTGAAAATTATCAGGCGATTATTGGCCATCAGCAGGTTGTGCTCGACCCAAATGATGCACAGCAGATGGGCTTTGGTGCGTTGCGCCACTCCCAAAACCCGGAGTTTATCAGCGAACTGCATTGGCGATTAACGCTCATTTTCTCTGTGCTGGTTATGGCGTTAATGGTGGTGCCGCTCAGTGTGGTGAACCCGCGTCAGGGGCGTGTGCTGTCTATGCTGCCCGCGATGTTGCTTTATCTTGTCTTTTTCCTGCTGCAAAGTTCGCTTCGTTCAAGCGGCTCGAAAGCTCGCCTCGATCCGTCAATCTGGATGTGGGTGGTGAATTTCACCTGGCTGGCGCTGGCTGTAATGCTAAACCTGTGGGATACCATGCCGCTCAGGCGTATCCGTGCCCGCTTCAGTAAGGGAGGCTCCGTCTGA
- the lptG gene encoding LPS export ABC transporter permease LptG, with the protein MFGVLDRYIGKTIFNTIMATLFMLVSLSGIIKFVDQLRKTGQGDYTALGAGLFTILSVPKDIEIFFPMAALLGALLGLGMLAQRSELVVMQASGFTRMQIAASVMKTAIPLVLLTMAIGEFVAPQGEQMARSYRAQQLVGGSLLSTQNGLWARDGDSFIFIERLKDNMELNGVSIYSFNKSRRLQSVRYAAVAKYNLDEKLWDLSEIDESILTDPKQVMGNQTLSGKWKTSLTPDKLGVVLLDPDSLSISGLYSYSKYLKQSGQVAGRYQLNMWNKIFQPLSVAVMMLMALSFIFGPLRSVSMGLRVITGISFGFLFYVLDQIFGPLSLVYKIPPVVGALLPSAAFFAVSIYLLLKRR; encoded by the coding sequence ATGTTTGGCGTACTGGACAGATATATTGGCAAAACCATCTTTAATACGATCATGGCGACATTGTTCATGCTGGTGTCGCTTTCCGGCATTATCAAGTTTGTCGATCAGCTGCGTAAAACCGGTCAGGGTGACTACACCGCGCTTGGCGCCGGCTTGTTCACCATTCTTAGCGTGCCGAAAGATATTGAGATTTTTTTCCCGATGGCGGCGTTGTTAGGGGCTTTGCTTGGTCTGGGTATGCTTGCTCAACGCAGTGAGCTGGTGGTGATGCAGGCGTCCGGTTTCACCCGCATGCAAATTGCCGCGTCGGTGATGAAAACCGCTATTCCTCTGGTACTGCTGACGATGGCCATCGGTGAGTTTGTCGCGCCGCAGGGTGAGCAAATGGCGCGGAGCTATCGGGCACAGCAGCTGGTCGGCGGCTCGTTGCTTTCAACGCAAAACGGACTTTGGGCCAGGGATGGAGACAGTTTTATCTTTATTGAGCGGCTGAAGGACAACATGGAACTGAACGGTGTCAGTATTTACAGCTTCAATAAATCACGTCGCCTGCAATCGGTGCGCTATGCCGCAGTGGCGAAATATAACCTGGATGAAAAGCTATGGGATTTGTCAGAGATTGATGAGTCCATATTAACCGATCCCAAACAGGTTATGGGCAACCAGACATTGAGTGGCAAGTGGAAAACGTCGCTGACGCCAGATAAGCTTGGCGTTGTTTTGCTCGATCCTGACTCGCTGTCAATCAGCGGTCTCTATAGCTACAGCAAATATCTCAAGCAAAGTGGGCAGGTTGCTGGCCGCTACCAGCTGAACATGTGGAATAAGATCTTCCAGCCACTCTCTGTCGCAGTGATGATGCTGATGGCACTCTCTTTTATTTTTGGCCCACTGCGCAGTGTGTCAATGGGATTGCGGGTGATTACCGGTATCAGCTTTGGTTTTCTCTTTTATGTGCTCGACCAGATCTTCGGCCCACTAAGTCTGGTTTATAAAATCCCGCCTGTAGTTGGTGCACTGTTGCCAAGCGCCGCATTTTTTGCAGTTAGCATCTATTTGTTGCTGAAGCGCAGATAG